Genomic window (Acidobacteriota bacterium):
CGCGAGCAGCACCTGATAGCGCTCCGAATCCTGCTGCATCGCCGGCAGATACTTCACCCACAGCGACGACACATCGGCCTGCTCGTAGAACGCCGAGATCAGGTGCGGCAACTCCTGAAGATCGACCACGTCGGCCGGCAGATTGGCGGGACTGTAAAGAATCTCAAACTTCGGCGGAGGCCCGATCAGCAGCGCGAAGGAAACATAGCGGCTCAGGTCGCGCGCCGGATCAGCCAGCCGGTGCGCCTTGTAAAACTCGCGCAGCGCAGGCAGGCTCGGATACTGCTTGCCCTTCAACTCCTCGCGCACCGCCGCCCGCACGGGCGACAACTCCGGCCGCTCCATCCCCGAGTCATACCCCGCCGCGTTCAGTGCCGCCATCACCGCAAACAAAGTAAGGTCCGGCTCCGCCACAATCTCCTGCCGCGACGTCATCGGCGCAGACCCCTGCGCCCGCGCGGACGGCACGATGCCCGCCAGTGTCGTCACTATCAATAGTGCCAGCGCCACCATCAGAGCCACTTTAGGTGTCATTCCGAGCGCAGCGAGGAACCTGCTTTTCCGATCGCAATGACGACCAAGCAGATTCCTCAGTCCGGCAAAAAACACCGGACTTCGGAATGACAACTCCATGGGTTTTTTCAACAAGCCGCTAGCCATCCCCATCGCCCACATTTCCAAGGAATTCGCCGTTCCGCCGACCGCACTGCAACCTAGCTCAAGTCTAGGGGAATCACCCCGCCCCGTCAACGCCACTATGGGATAGGAGATAGGGGCTTCCAAAAGTGCACCCCCCTAGCCTTGGACACTGGTGGGATCTTCTATTCCCAGCTCCTGATTTCCTCGCGGGGAGAGAAAGAAAAAAAGGAATATCTGAAGGGAGGCTAGGGGGGGAGTATAATTCAGGCAACAAAGTGAAACTCGGAGGTCTACATGCGAAAATCCATTTTCGTGTTTTTGTTGGCGCTGATAACCATTCTTTTTGTCCCGGCTGGGAACGCGGCTGGCGGATGTGCTGAAGTGCAACTGAAAGTAGACTCGATTCGGACCACCGCGAATTATTCGGGCCCGAATGCAAGCTCATGGGCGGATGTTCAGGAGCGTTTAGGCGAGCCGAGTCAAATTGAAACTGTTCAGACAGTTACGATTCTTCAATATGCGTTCTCCGGCTGCTCAGTCCGATTCACGGTTAATTCCGAAGGCAAGATATCGTCAAAGGGCGTTAAGATTGGTGCTGCGGCAGTCTCCTCCAATCCTACTGTTACGCAAAAGACTACGCCAGAAGCGAATTCACAGAACTCCAATGATCTTGCAAATGCGATTCGATCCCTGCAATCCATGTTAAAGGATTTGCAGGCGCAGATAAGCACACTGGAGAAACTAACTAATAATTTGGTAGCCGCGAATCCTCCACCAAACCAAGTTGAGGACCCTGGTGCCCTCCAATTCCTGCAGATGCTGCGATCTGGCGTAACGAGTGATACAGTAGCCACAACGCCTAGTCCCGCTGTTCATCTCACACCGGCAACAATAGCACCCCCCGCAACCTCTCAAGCATCAACTGCTCCGAAACCTTCAACGACTTCCACTCAAGCGTCCCCGGCAATTCCTGCGACTGGTTGTGCGGAAAACGGCAGTTGCTATGGTGATATCAGCCCAGCTACAGGTAGACCGAAAACTGTTTTTGTTGACGGCTATACCCGAAAAGATGGCACATACTTCCGGGGCCATGTTCGCAGCGCTCAGGCGGAAATGAAAGCACTGTTCGCCGCAAATCCGAATCTGGATTTCACGCGGATGCGCGTCATCCATCCTCTTATGGGCGACAACAACATACCGGAGCTGCTGAAATTCATCGCCTCACACGAGCAGCGCCATCAGAATCAGCTTCGCGACATCCTGAAGCTCGCCACATTTCCCACGACGATGGCGGCCGACATGCCTGCCGCAACCTAAAACGGAATTCCCGCTCACACTATGGACTCCTCTGCTTCAATCGTGTGGTTTCGTCAGGATCTGCGCCTGGATGACAATCCCGCACTGACCGCCGCAGCCAGGCAAGGCCCGGTGATACCGGTGTTCCTTTACCCAGGGGAAGAAGAAAACAGCTGGGCGCCGGGTCCGACAAGCCAATGGTGGCTGAACAAGTCTCTGCATTGCCTCGACGATGAGTTGCGGCGGCTGGGCTCACGTCTCGTGATCTGCCGTGGTCCTGCCCTGTCAGCACTAATGGAGATATGTTCTTCTCTGGGCGTCCGGCGGATTTTCTGTAACCGCCGCTATGAGCCCTTGGCCGCCGATCAAGATCAGCAGACAAAACGGTCGCTTGCTGATGCGGGCATTGGCCTCGAGTTTTTCAACTCCACACTCTTGTTTGACCCCGATGCGGTGCTCAATCAAGCAGGTGAGCCGTACAAAGTTTTCACATCCTACTGGAACCGCTGCCTCCAGCTTCCGCAATCCGCCGAAACAAGCGCCGAACCGGCAGTTCTTCAGTCGCCTCGCCGCTGGCCGGAATCAATTGCTCTAACGGATTTTACTCCGCAGCTGGAACAGGCGTGGGCAGACGGTCTGGACCACTGCTGGCAGCCAGGCGAGGCAAATACACACAAGATGCTTGAGCAATTTCTTCATCGGTCCATCGAAAGCTACATCACCAACCGGGATCTGCCAGGCCTAGCTGGCACGTCGCGCCTCTCGCCCCACTTGCACTTTGGTGAGATTAGCCCGCGGCGCATCTGGAACGCTGTGCGGCAGGTTACGCAGAGTCCCGCGCAACGGGATACAGGCTTACTGCAATCCGCGGAAGCACTTCTGCGCCAGCTCATCTGGCGTGAATTCGCTTACTACATTCTTCATCACTTTCCTCTGTCTGCCGAGCAACCCTCGCACCATGAGTTCAGGAAATTTCCCTGGCGCAAGGACGAACGTTCGCTACGAGCTTGGCAGAATGGTCTGACTGGCTATCCCATGGTTGATGCCGGCATGCGGGAACTGCTGTACACCGGATGGATGCACAACCGCGTGCGCATGATTGTGGCCAGTTTTCTCACCAAGCATCTGCTGATTTCCTGGCAGACTGGCGCGCGGTGGTTCTGGGAGCGGCTGGTGGATGCAGACTTGGCGAACAATACTTTTGGCTGGCAATGGGCCGCAGGCTGCGGGCATGATGCCGCGCCCTATTTCCGCATTTTCAATCCCGTCATTCAGGGCCAGAAGTTCGACCCGCAGGGGACCTATGTCCGGCGGTGGATTCCCGAACTCGCCGGAGTGCCCGACAAGTGGATCCATCAGCCATGGGTAGTTCCGGGCACAGTGCTGGAGTCAGCCGGTGTAAAGCTGGGCAGAGATTACCCGCGACCGATCGTGGACCACACAGAGGCCCGTGCGCGCGCGCTCAGCGCACTTGCGTTTGTTCAAGAGATGAGGGCATCCCGGCAGGTGAAAAAAAAGAATGCATAAACCGGAACAGCGGATCCTGCTAACGGGAGCTACGGGGTATGTCGGAGGCCGACTGCTGGCGCAACTGGAGCGGAGCGGCCAGCCAGTGCGGTGCCTGGCACGGCAGCCGGAATTTCTGCGCCCGCGCGTGGCCAGCACGACACAGGTTGTGAGAGGCGATGTTACCGATCGGCAATCGCTGCTGGCAGCCATGCAGGGCGTGGATACGGCTTACTATCTGATCCACTCCATGGCGGCCAATGGGGATTTTGAAGAGCGCGACCGCGAGGCCGCACGCAACTTTGGTTCGGCTGCCCGGGCCGCCGGCGTGCGGAGAATTGTGTACCTCGGCGGATTGGGCAGCGGCAGCAATCTCTCGCCACACCTGGCCAGCCGCCAGGAGGTCGGCAGGATTCTTCGCGAATCGAGCGTGGCAACCATCGAGTTCCGCGCCTCGATCGTCATCGGCTCCGGGAGCCTGTCGTTTGAGATGATTCGCGCACTGGTGGACCGGCTGCCCTTCATGATCATTCCCAAATGGGTGCGCGTACAGGCGCAGCCCATTGCGATTGAAGACGTCATTGCCTACCTGATTGCCGCCCTCGATTACCCGGCCGGGGAAAGCAGGATTTTCGAGATCGGCGGGGCGGATGTGGCCTCCTATCAGGACATCATGAAGGAGTACGCACGTCAGCGTGGACTGCGCCGCTTTTTCGTTCCCGTCCCGGTGCTAACACCGAGGCTTTCCAGCTTATGGCTGGGACTGGTAACGCCCCTTTATGCCCGCGTGGGGCGCAAGCTGGTGGATAGCTTGCGCAATGAAACCGTGGTACGCGACCAAACGGCATCCGCCGTTTTGGGCATTGCTCCGCGTGGCTTGCGGGAAGCCATTGAGCGGGCGCTGACCAATGAAGATAAGGAGTTCGCCGCAACGCGCTGGTCAGACGCGCGGAGTTCGCAAGGCAAAGTGAAACACTGGGGCGGCACTCGGTTTGGCTCGCGGCTGGTGGACACCCGCACGGCTTATGTGGAGCGGACTCCTGCCCAGGCATTCCAGCCAATCCGGCGGATCGGCGGCAAGACGGGATGGTACTACGGCAACTGGATGTGGAGGGTACGCGGCTGGCTGGACCTACTTTTCGGCGGGGCTGGCATGCGGCGCGGCCGGCGCGATACGGAAACGATGCGGCCCGGCGACACGGTGGACTTTTGGCGCGTGGAAGCATTCGAGCCGGATCACTTCTTGCGGCTGTCCGCTGAGATGAAAATACCGGGTCGCGCTTGGTTGCAGTTCGAAGTCGATGCGGCAGATGAAGGCTCCACCATCTGTCAGACCGCAATCTTCGACCCGGCTGGCGTGCTAGGCCTGCTCTACTGGTACTCGCTGTACCCAATTCACGAAATTCTGTTTGCCGGTATGTTGCGCAGAATCGCCCGCGAGGCATGCAATGCCAGAGAAGTCTGAACAAGACTGTGTTCCCATGCTGCGCAGCATCAGAGGTGGAGTTCCAAGTATGAATCCAATTGATCCTGTGTTTCGCGCATTTCAGCACGCTCTGCTCGCGGCGTTTGCACTGGCTTGGGCACCGGCTTTGCTGGAGGCGCATCAGCCGCGCATCGTAAGCGAATCACGGACCATGGTGAGCGATCCTGAGATTTCCAA
Coding sequences:
- a CDS encoding deoxyribodipyrimidine photo-lyase, which produces MDSSASIVWFRQDLRLDDNPALTAAARQGPVIPVFLYPGEEENSWAPGPTSQWWLNKSLHCLDDELRRLGSRLVICRGPALSALMEICSSLGVRRIFCNRRYEPLAADQDQQTKRSLADAGIGLEFFNSTLLFDPDAVLNQAGEPYKVFTSYWNRCLQLPQSAETSAEPAVLQSPRRWPESIALTDFTPQLEQAWADGLDHCWQPGEANTHKMLEQFLHRSIESYITNRDLPGLAGTSRLSPHLHFGEISPRRIWNAVRQVTQSPAQRDTGLLQSAEALLRQLIWREFAYYILHHFPLSAEQPSHHEFRKFPWRKDERSLRAWQNGLTGYPMVDAGMRELLYTGWMHNRVRMIVASFLTKHLLISWQTGARWFWERLVDADLANNTFGWQWAAGCGHDAAPYFRIFNPVIQGQKFDPQGTYVRRWIPELAGVPDKWIHQPWVVPGTVLESAGVKLGRDYPRPIVDHTEARARALSALAFVQEMRASRQVKKKNA
- a CDS encoding SDR family oxidoreductase; amino-acid sequence: MHKPEQRILLTGATGYVGGRLLAQLERSGQPVRCLARQPEFLRPRVASTTQVVRGDVTDRQSLLAAMQGVDTAYYLIHSMAANGDFEERDREAARNFGSAARAAGVRRIVYLGGLGSGSNLSPHLASRQEVGRILRESSVATIEFRASIVIGSGSLSFEMIRALVDRLPFMIIPKWVRVQAQPIAIEDVIAYLIAALDYPAGESRIFEIGGADVASYQDIMKEYARQRGLRRFFVPVPVLTPRLSSLWLGLVTPLYARVGRKLVDSLRNETVVRDQTASAVLGIAPRGLREAIERALTNEDKEFAATRWSDARSSQGKVKHWGGTRFGSRLVDTRTAYVERTPAQAFQPIRRIGGKTGWYYGNWMWRVRGWLDLLFGGAGMRRGRRDTETMRPGDTVDFWRVEAFEPDHFLRLSAEMKIPGRAWLQFEVDAADEGSTICQTAIFDPAGVLGLLYWYSLYPIHEILFAGMLRRIAREACNAREV